The stretch of DNA CAGTCTTCCACTACACCCAGAAGAGGCACTTAGCTCCCCCAGAATGAGCCAAATTGAGGAagtccagaaagcagaaattaagtAATGTGTCACATTGGTTTCCAGTGAAACCCACTCTCTGCAGAAAGCCTCAGCTGAGCTGGAGAGGGCGCAGGAACAGATCACCCAGGGCAAGGAGAGAGCAGGACTGTAATATTTAGCATCCATCAGCCATTGGTCACGCTTTGCGCAACAGAGGTAGgggaaaataaacccaaaagcTGTGCTAGCAGACTGGCAAGTACATCTTAGTGATAAGAGTAGTCTTCACATGGGGCTGTATCCAAGCAGCCTAAACTCATCCATCCTGGATCGGACTTCCTTGTGGGGGGCTCTGCAGTTTCCCCGCTCCACCCTGCACCTCCCATGCAATCTCACATGCAATTTTCTTTGCCCGAGTCGGTTGTCAGCCACGTCAGCTCCCCACAATGTTTCACTGTGCAGCCGTTCAACACTCATGTCAGCACAAGGAAAGAGACAGCAGAGACAGGGTGACCCCCAACTGGGCAATACCCACCGTACAAGTGATTTGAGTTTGCAACGGAGAAGCACGGTTTCTCCTTCACTCCCAAACAAGCAAATGGGGTTTCCTTTAGAGGATGCTTCAATGCATAGCCACCattgagattttttaaaatttaaaacccAATATAAAGTAGATCCTCACAAAACCGTGCTTCTTGCCACAGTTGTAGCCTCacctcatttttcatttcttcagttcTGGAGCACAGGACGGAAGGCTGCACAGGCCCACAGGCCAATGCTAGGACTACTGAACACATTCAGACAGCTTTTGGTATACAACCAAGACaacacatttaaacaaacaaaaaaccctaacaaaaaCAACCTccaaaaacccaccaaacaaatTTACCATGAAACTGGAAGGCTGTTCCCACAGGCTTTTAGATTTAGGGACCTGACTGTAGATGCAAAAGAGCTTGTAATCAACCATGTACACAGCCTCTCATGGACCTGTTTTCCAGGATGAGTTTAAAAGATTACAGAAACTTTACATGCAGATGTCCTACATAAGCAATTTAACTCATTTACCTAAAGGTACAGTGTAAAAATAAGACTACTGTGCTCTCTATTACAAAACAATTGTAAGCATTGTCTGCAAATATCCCTTAGCCCAAAACAACTATTAATTGGCACCAACTGTGCCAATTACAACCATGATGCCATCAGTTGATTAATTTTAGTTTTCGCATCTGCAAAGCAATAACTCCGTTGCCTGCCTTAACATAGGCAGTAAATTCTTTCATACACAGCTCAGATTACGTCCTGTTTGAAGACAACACAGATTCCTGCTTTACAACCCTGAGCACAACGGAGAAACTTTTGCACTTTGTCATCTCTGCCTTCCTTTTACTGCCCAACTACTCACCCTCTTCTGAaaggacaaggggaaaaaaaaaaaaaaaaagtcagctgtaACACCCTCAACCTGTGATTTTCACAGCTTTCAAGCAAATACTAAAGGTAACCTTAAGGTTCCATTCTGCTGGAGTAAAACAGCCATTTCCTAGCTGCtcaccaaggcctgtcccatATTTACGAAAAATCCAcaacccccacacccacacccactgAGGATGGCTTTGTCCTTTCCAATCCTCTTTCCATTCAGAGAAGCACTTCCTAGCAAGTAAGAAGGTTTTAGGAAAAACTCTGGTGGACTGCTATGGAAACCAAATACAACACAAACCAACAGCAAATCATGGACTGTtgtgtttttggggtttgtttttttttttatgttttggtggggtttttgtgtgtggatttggattttttttttccttttaattttatagaGGTGTCTCTTGTATGCCAAGGCAGGTATGCCTAACAATGGTAACGCATGGCATGACAAAAATACAGTGGTAAAGCAAAGCTGGTACATCCAAGGTAAATATCCATTATAAAGTGcacagaaaagaggagaaaaagagggatTAATCAGTGCAGGTATAGTCAAGAAAATTTTCTCAACAATCTTCCTgtatgaaaaagaaaccaattATACTTGCAAGTCACTTGCAGAAAGTTTTAATAATTTGCCAAATATACAGCTATTAGAATTATCCTAAATATCACTTATAATTAAGTTACAAAAGTTGGTAGATAGCACATAGTACaatattctataaaataaacacatttattaaCAATACCCCCTGCAGTccaataatggaaaaaaatagcaaatgaaATTACAAAGACATACAAATTAGAGGAGATTGAGTGACGGCTTTAGACACTTGAATCAAAGAAACTGAGACTAGATACATTCATCCATCAAGCATAATTAATGTAGACTTTTAGATTCTGAAAACAATTAACACAACATCAGGTGCAATTTCACATGCTTTCATTTACCTTCCAGTACAGTTCCCAGAGTATTAAAGTGCCTTTGTGCACCCTAGTTTCATTTATGGTCAGGTGCAACACACATCATATTTGGAAATTACTTCATAGgtcacttattttaaaaaaataactatttgaACCAATGTACACAATTCAAACTAAGGTGGTTTTACAGTACTTCTATTTGCTGTTGGATGTCATATAACGAATTAAACTCCAAATACATGGGGCCCATCTCCACTAAGCAAGACTACACTGAAAGATGTTTCTTGAAGTGCTTTCTGCTGTACAATCCTtagcttttctcattttttcccctttcaaacACCACTccattacatttttccttttgatgaCAAccctttctgcagctttcatACACAGATGGCTGTGAACATGGCAAAGGGGCAGCATTCGGCCTGTGGCTCTGGGATGGAAGGTACTTCCCATGTAACATCCTGCAAGGCTCTGCTGTAAGTTGATGCGTATGCATGGTATATTAGCCCTGCGAGAGAACTGAAGACACGCAGCATTTGGATCTTATCCATAGCGGTGACCTGCACTGCAGACCTGACCAGATGTCCTACTCAGGGCTCCTTACGAAAAGCTTCCGTCACTTCCCGCTACGCTACCTTCTTAACCCCAAACCTCCATATTAATTGCagtacaaaaaggaaaacttcatGCAGTTTTGCCATCTCTCACCTTGCCCCCAAGATGTCCCTTTCAGAACACAGGTAATTTTTACACAACCTCCCATCCAGTCTCACCACTAACATTCTACTACTCCTCTTTCATGGGAAAGGGTGCAAAAGGGAAACTGCATTTCCCACAGTATTTGAGGGATTTTCATGATGTTTTTCAATACCTGCACTTTAAGAGCAGTTATCGGGCACAAGTTTTCCAGGAAATTAcaatttcacttttaatttttcacaaCGATGCTACAGAAGGTTATTGGTGGCAAGAGCTAAAGAAGGCACTCAGGAGGAAAGCttacttggagaaaaaaaagcagccacaaAAAATTAGGAGAGAGGATGAACAACTAATCATAACTGTAAACAGCAGATGTGGGTGCAAGTCTCTATCCTTCCACTATCTTCCTATACTTGATAGTACTTCGCACCAGCAAATAAGAGAAGTTACGATATTAAGTTCAGGCTGTAAGCACCCCGCCTGCCACGAGCGTCACAGGTggtgccttcccttccccaccacTGCTCCCTGTGAGAAGGCCCGCTTTAAACACTGTGTAGTCCAGACCCAGATCAGCAGGAGCTCTCTGCAGGTGAGGAAGTTTTACTGGGGCTCTAGGTGCGTAATACACTAACAGTACTTAAAATAAGTGCACTGAACTATTTCAAGAACATACGCACTCTGTTAAATCAAACTAAGGGGAATTAGTGATCTCCTAATCTACTGAGTACTTCAGAAGTTCTCCATGGAACTATAGGGTTATGGAAGAGAATGGTCTGACTATGcattacagcaggaaaaaaaacagtacaAGTTTCATGTGAATCACAACAAAAAGTCTCCACTTTAGTTCCTAAAATTATCCGattacagtgttttaaaatttcataatGGTATCGTAATTTCCAATGTAATTTATGCAACAAATTCCATCCATATCCAAAAATAATCATGTatgtaaaggttttttttataaaactcCATACAATTCAAGCTCTCATTAGGTAAGCCTATACACAATTCTCACAATAACCAAAGTAGaaagtcttcagaaaagcaTATTCTGAGAAAGTACACAAATGACAATGCTTCCCTGAATCTTTCCTTTTGACAATCAGCTCTGCTAAATCAAACTCTTATTgcttaaaatcaaaacagatgGGTTTCATCAACGGCAAGAGCACTCAGATACACCACACCAGTCTGGGGAAGTGACCTGCTCTCAGTTTTATGAGACAGAAATACCTATATGCCTGGTTACCATTTCCATAAATATTTCCACGTACCTGTCGCCTGTCCTGTACACTTCATACAGACAACAAAAGAAGCATCACTGAGAGGGAGGGAGATCAATGGCAATGCACACATTTATTGGCCAGTACCTCCCTCATCATTTTCCAACTAATTCTGTAATCTGTTTAATGATTTCTGTGAATACATCTCCAACTGTAACTGAAACGAATCCGATCAGATAGAAATGCCTGATCTAAAATGTGCAAGAACAATGTGAATAACACCTTTGCAGGCTCAGATTCACAGTTGGTACTATGCCAGAGCATCCCTACAGCAAGCTTTATTTACACAACTcccaattaaaaatactgttatcGCTCAagctacattttaaagtaaCAGAAATATATCCATAGTAACTACTGGTAAAAAAAcatgataaaattatttatttttttttaattcaaaatattcTGACAGTTTAACAATATTCCAGGTGCATTACAAACACTGCCATAATCAACACAACAATCAATACCTAAAGAGCATTCAAACACTGAAGACTTGTATCTTAAAGCAGAGACAGGAGAAGGTGCATACTAAAAGCATACAGATAATTTCCCAATAACTGACTTCGAGGCAGATGCCTGATTTTTCCAGCACAAAATGGAGTAAAATCCAGAAGACAAAAGACAGAATGaattatagaagaaaaaaattcagatttagaAGTGTTTTCCCCCATATTTTCTACAATACATTGTGAATTTATCACACAAGGCCACTGCCAGCCTCGACTACTCTAGTGTTCACTATTTACGGGATAGAACTACAAAATCTTAACAGAGAAACCAGCGctgaagcaaacaaaaccacaaactcTTTCCAGAATATGGCTTAAATTAGTTCACAGAGAGTGGGGAATACAGTAACTATATGGTGCAGTGGAAATAccaggtaggaaaaaaaaaatatttctcatccTGATATTTTTGCCTCAGTATTCACCACaatttgcataattttcttAACCAAAGGTACCACCCTTCCTACAAGCATCATTTCCCATGCTTCAAAAACATCATGTTACCAACAGATGGGTTTCCTTCTTGAATGTATTGGCCAATATTAGCTCTAAAGTTTAACCAATATAGTTTTATACGTAATACCCTGTTTCTTCCAACTAACCCAGGCTCTCAAAGAGCTAAACcttcagctttatttaaaacagcGTATTTGCTTGAAGAAGTATTTCTTTCCAATATAGAAAACAGATGTCAAATCAAGAACTTGCAGACATGTACACAAATGAGTGCATAGTGCAGAACACCACACAGAGAGAGCAGCAAGGCCACAGTGTCACATTAAGTCCACACGTACAAGATGTATGTTTCCAATAACCAAATCCATtctaaaaagttttatttttctggggcTTGCTTAAAGCCTTAGAATCTTGCTCTATGGATGGCAAAACTCCTCCATCCCAACTTTCCATATAGCTGACTATATACGTACGGTACAACAGCCATGTACACAGCATACAGAAGACACGCACCAAAAATACTTTGGATACATCATCCTGATCTCAAATACTCCATATGAAAATGTGgaattttcctgtgaaaaagaatgaagtggGACAACTTTCAAATTATGCAGCTTGCCTGTGTATCACTAAGGAAAGAGCTGGCTTTAGCCGAGGGTAAGAGTGTCACAACTCCACTGCAACAAACAGAGGTACATCTGGTTGCTCCAGGGCTGAACTCTTATCTTCGCAGTGAAGGGTCCTTCACCTGTACTGGTCATCGTTTCCAGTTGGTGCTCCCCAGCAGTGGAAACGTGAAACGCTTGCTGCAAAACTACAAGTGGCAAACAGCTAGAGGAAATCTCTGTATGCTTActcaaaatgctttctttccccattcaattagtttgcttttaaaagcagtgtttttgGAGAAGGGCCATCAGAACAAAGGAGTGAAGCATTTCCCTTAGTCACAACATCAGACACTCCATTAACATACTGACTTAATCTCCTAAACTGAATTAGTTCCTGGAACATCTCACATTTGCATGTTTTTACTCTTTCTTAGGAACAAACAGTTTCTCTAGCAGTTGTGCAGTTTAAGCCTGTGAAAAGTATTTTACTCCAGCATTTTCTTAGCACCTCAACACAAACCACATTGTAGCTTGTCTATGGTGAGCATTGGCTACCGACAACCACCCAGAGTGCCCACACCAGGGCTGAAACAACAGTAACATTGTCCCGTGACACTGAAAAGCACTTTTTGATACACCGGCTTCCAGGTCAGACTGCTGACTCAGAACAGGATTTCACTCAAAGTAGGTTAACTCCAGTTATCCAAATACAGTAAACACAAGAGGGCAGTGCTGCGGACATCAATCCTGCACACTAGTTTTCAGTCCGTTTTCTAAAAACCTGTTAATGGAGATATGGCTCAGTGTCAAGGCTAAGTGGGCAAATGTTATCTACGCTAAAGTCGTTAGGGGAACTAGCATAATCCTTCCTTACTGTACAACTGTACTCCTTGGATTTAAGCCAACCACGTATGTTTCATTCTACTAATTTACCTATCCTGCTTCATCTCAAATATTCTCATCCTTTCACACTTGCTAATTAACGATCAATTATTTTCCTGAGTGAGATTATAAAAAGTTAAACCCTTCTACCAAAAGtacaaagacaaataaaatatagaaCAATACAAACCCAGTTATACAGCATTACAAGTGCAGAAATTCTTCGTGTTGTTGCTCTTATTTATCATTGGCCCCAGTAAAAAACATAGCAAAGAATTTAGttatccaaaatattttgaagtactGTGATTAGATTCTTCAGACCATAAATGTAGCCCTCATCCTTTGTGTTGCTAGGGAACACATGAGCAAAATCTATCATTCGGACTTCTACGTTTGCACTTTCCTTGGTCTCTGCTGGCATGTGACAGAAAACTTTTTCCAGTTGGGGTATAACATTTCCGTTCAGATGCTCTTGCGTAATgcatgtgctgcttttccacaCATTGCCTTGCTCCAAGTTTTCAACTTTTAGTGAGAGTTGACTGTGGTGCCTCTTTGAGTATGCCTTTTTGTGAAGTGCATAAAATTTGGACAAGCCTTTACTTACAGAGGCCTCaatttttccattctctgtaGAATTTATTACATggatattattattatactcCAGTATGTCTCCACCTGATAACAGTCCTTTGGGCACTCCTCTCTTTTCTGCCAAGGTGACATCACTCAATCGCATGGTCGTTGCCTGACACAAACCTTCATAAACAAACAGTAATGAGCTTGCATAAAAGTTGAGTTGCTTCTGGCCCTCAAACCACTCCAGAATTTTTTCAATCTTCTGAATGCTGGCAGCTATCACATCTTTTCTCAAGCAGTACCCACTGTGGAAAAACTTTGAGATGCCTGCAAGAAATAGACACATTGCAGGATTATTTTCACCTCTGAGAAGAAaatgggtttcttttcttttgggatTAGAATAGTTCtctatttaaagaaacagacaCCATTCACATAGTTCCCTTTCAGGCAATTATTAACTAAAATAGAAGCACACCATGAACCTCTTGATACCTTCAGTCACCTCAGCTGCATAAGGCCAGCTGTATAGTAATACCACAGATACGGCTTGGATTGCAAGTACAACTAACTAATCAATTTATCAATCAAAGAGTAGATTAACATGATTCCTGCTCCTCGGGTGACTCTAGCAAGTATCTGGGCAGTTTTGGGCAAGGACCCTTTAAATTCCCCAGGAACAAACAAGCTCAAGCAGCTCTTTATCATGGGTGACAGAGCTAAGTTAGTACCAGGTCTGGAGAGGGGGATGTTTGGGCGTCTGTACTTCTGTCCCTCCACGAGGAATAGATGTCAACTAATAAGTAGTTTGAAACAGTTATCACCAAACAGCTATATGATGgtagcttttttatttattgttcatGTAGAGCAACATACAGATTGACTTCAACCAAGAAAGTCCTGTAAATTGACAGATGCAATTATAGCAGCTTGCTACTATAAAAACCTGGACATATTCACAGAAgacaaccagaagaaaaaatatgcttattataaaaatatttattacttctaaaatatttctatttaactATAGTTTCAAAGCTGCAAAGAAACTGAATTCTACGACTACCACCCCCTTCGTAGTGGTAAAAGACAGGATGAGAAAATTCCTGTAGTTGACACTGCTGTTATATCcaactgcaaaattaatttaggaTCAACAAGCAGTTCCAATGATACAGGAAACAGCTAAAGACCCACCTggcaagaggagaaaaaaaagacttttagaAGGGGAACACAAGAGATTACTTTTGCTATACCATTCATTAAGTaagtaaataaaggaaaaacaaccaaGAGCACCAAACCCTGACACACAAACTCCCTTACCATCCTTTACTGTTTCCTTTGTCAAGCTCCTTCCATAGTGCTGGTTTTGCGTCTCATAGCTGTCAGAAGTGACATGGTAAACCTGCAAGAAACAAGGAGATAACTCTGTACTTATTTGAAACAACCAGTATTTCCGCAGATCTAAGAGACACCTTAAGACAGGCTACAAAACCTTTGGTTCCCTGTACCCTCCCGCAGACTGAAGTTGCTTGCAGCGGCCAGCACTGCCCTCTAGTATGCTCATCTGCAAGGGCCTCCCCTTCACATCCTGGGGTCTAtgctgcagctttccagccttAGAAAGACCATCACCTTGGCAAAAAACAACGTATCCATTAGGGGAAAACACTTTATATAGCACCTCCCTTGAAAATAAACGCCAAGACTTGAAACTGTGGTACTCCTACCCATGCTACTATGACTATCAGTAATATGTAACAAGCTACAAAATTCAATGCAATTATTTCGCATTCttaaaactataaaaatatttagcacaACAGCAAAACATATCACATGACCAAGAAGGCCTAGCTCCGTGTGAAACCCACCCGAAACTACAGGTTaatagtaaatatatatatacatatacacactaAAATGACCCAGTGAAAGCTCGGTTCCAGCCTGGATAGCAGTACATCACCACTTGCCTGAAAGGGAGGCAACTCGTATGGGTACAGTTTTGTCCATATCAGGAATTGTACAAGCTCAACAACTTAATTCAAAAGTGTTTTACAGAGACACATTTTCTCTcgaactgaaataatttccatagTAGTTACgtgccagccagccaggccCAAGTATAATTTGTTTATGAGAGTGCAGACAATTCTTATTTGCAGAAATAATGGTGTTACCAAGCAGGCAGTTGTCTCTGGCAGAAACTTTGTGCTTGGCATTTGTTCAGACCACCCAACCCTGCGGCACCCATCctggctgcagtgctctgcCCTCCCTTCACCCGCCCTAAAAAGAAAGGATCCCAAGGAAAGCAAGTCGGGGTGCACTGGTGAGGCACCTGTCCCCAGTTCCCTCCTTTGGGgtctttttcttgctgtaatCCACAGAGGAAGTCCAGGGCAATGAAACATCAGTGCATAAAAGGAGGTACATGagcagtaacaaaaaataaaaataaaataaaaaaaaaaaatcaattccttgttttcatggcagcccccaccctgcccaaATCCTCTGCCCCCATCCAAACCACACCAAGCACAGTGTGAAAACATATGTTCATATGTTAACTCCCGCTTCACAAAGTAGCTGGGAAGAAAAGTCTCAAATAGCTCCTGTTTTGACAATAAGACAGAATTAATTCAATTCAGGGTCCCCAAGGAACTTAAATCACAGTGCGTGGAAACTGATTTAAGTCATCAACCCTGAGCAGAAGAGGCAGtaaataattctgtttattCTAAAGAAATAACAGTTGTAAGTCTGAATGTTTCAACTTGCTTGGTAGCAAAGACACTTCCCACTGTTATGATTCCTATTTCCACTGTTATGATACATACAGAAACTGAGGCCCTGATGTCTATAAATTGCAGATGAGAATAGCAGAGGTGAGTTATTCTGAAACAGCATCTGAGTAGTGAAATTCCTGGTTTCATGAAAACAATCATTTTTCAcacacgccccccccccccctttttttttttccaaagcacagaAGAGATATACAGCATACAACGTCTGAACCAAAAGATTAGTTCCATAAATACCCCAGGTACCAAAGCTACTTTCAAAAACATACCAAAAGTTTCAAAACTCTTTTGAAGAGCATCAAGccaaaagtaattaaataaagcaagaaataaacTACATCGCTTAGAAAGAGGGTCAAGAGTCTGATGACTACATCTAAGTTTTCACTAGCCACGTCTTCATCTTAATAATATTAAGTGTTCTCTTTTAGTTGGTCTAGGGGCAGCTTCCTCCATacaccagcactgcagcacgCTCCTGAACGAATAACCTTGTTTACAAGAACCTTATCTCTTCCATGAAGGAGCTAACAGTTTTTGCGATGTGGGCACTTGCTCAAAAACGCTGATTAAGATCTGCAAgctcattttgttttccaaagaaaagctgGAGCAGCACATAAGCCCCCTGTGCTTCTGAGCTGGGTTTCCCATGAAGCTACTCTACCTCTTCTCATAATTTGCACAAAACCATTCCCCCCATATGGCTCTCtatatagtttaaaaataccCAGGCAGATGTGCATGTTTTGCATTAACAGTGCATTTTTAACTATACAAAACAGTCGATGACAAACTCGCAGGTCCCGCACACATACCAAACAGTGTAATGTATATATTTAACTATCTTGTTAACAAGCAGACTCAGAAAATCCTCAGTTACCAGCGGGCTTGACTGCAGACAGTAGtattaaaggaaaacacataCAGGTAATTGTGTAAGTATTCTCCATGTTAGCCAAAGAGCTGTCTCTCAATACTGCTTCAAGCAGTATTCAACTGCAAGGAGGTGACTATTTGAAACGTTCCTGGAAAACCTCAaccaaatacaaataaattaagTCCCATCCTGATAGCAGAGGAACAGAAACCCAAGCtcatacagaaataaactttcACCAGTTTTGGCTTCACCCACACCTAcccctgcaaacacagctaTGGCCGGTGCTGTAGTAGCAGAAGAATACGATGAACTTCTAAATCTACAGACCCCTTGCTTCACTGTGCTTTTGTTCACTCCATTACCACTGCTAGGCTGCTTCTAACCCTTCCCAAAAGGCTATTTCCCTTTGAACCAACTTGTTGTAGCTGTCTGTACTAGCCCACTTCTGTCAAATGACGACAAGTCAAGTAAGTCAAATCTGTAACCTTAACAGTGGCTGAAAATTTATTAGAcaggaaaatttaatttcttgtccACCCACCACAGGTTGTTATGTGTTTGCTCTGTATTCACAACGAGTTTCAGTGTATAGTGCATGACAAAGAAAACTTTACATCACCTTCAACAAAGCTCCCACTTGATCAATGATTTTTGTACATTCTTACTACACACCACCAGTGCTGCCTAGGCTGACAATGTGAAGGCTCCTCCTCGTGCCTAcaagcagctcccagccagcgAGGTTTCTGTAGGAACATTAACTGGAATCCAGCATGCCAACGGGTTCAGTGTTTTAACTAGTAGCAGTAGGAACTCTGTGTGGGCAGCacataaaaaaccccaggtGATTAACTGTCACGGGAAATTACCTTTAGACTTTTCTCAACCTGCACTTGGCTTTTATTTCCCCATGAGGTGTTGAGTTATTGCTGtttgcacatgcacacatatttTTGTACCCTTTTTTTCAATTATGGTTAGCTCACTTGACATTCTCAAACTGAGGGAAACCTTGAACTACTAAGTTGGTCCAGTGTGGCTTTTATGAAGGCACAACCTTGTAAGATCTCAACAGTTTAGAAACCTTGCAGCTGCGGCTTTAGGAAATAAAGCTGAAGACAGGATTGAGGAAAACAAGTATCAAATGTTATGTCGTGTTGTTTACAGAAATTCAGTACTGACTTCCATGgcaaggcagaaaaatacaCACTGTTCAAATACTTATCTGTGGCAACTCCCCAACTTCCAGAAACTATgatttaaatacatattaattAAGACTAGCCTGTTTGGTGGAGATACAGCTAGCACAAATAAAAGTATCTATTAAATAACTCACAGAGCTCTTTCAGATCTGCAAAAAATAATAACCAAACCACATCACtgaaactggggggaaaaaaatccctattCTGAGCAGGCTCATACGGTACTGCAGAGGGGCACCTGCAAAGCACCGGCTAACCCAACTGCACGCACGTGGGGACTCGTGCCACTGATGTCCCTACGCACTAGCTGGTGCCTGGGAAGCTCCTGCGGAGCTCCCGGTGCCCATCCCTGCTTCCCCACACACCCCGCGAGGGCAGCCTGGGCCCTGCTCCTCTAAGCGAGGACACTGAGGTTAGATAGATGCTCTGACGCCGAGACACCCAGATGTCAATGGGCAAAGGGCCGAGATGTCCACCCCCCgtattttttccataaacaTGCTTAATGGTCACCCCTATTTTACACTCACATAGGTAAGAGTGAGCGAGTGTTTAAATGTTACACAGAGTTTTCTGTTTACAGCAAGGCACCTCTGCCCTCACAACTGGCATCGGAAGGTCAgtgcccagcctgctgccaaaaCTGGAGCCAAGCTGAAAGTGGGAGTAAGCAGGCAGCACCCCAATGAACGCAAGGGCATCCAACATCAGCATCAGTCCAGCACCTTCGCAGGGACTAACTCCAGCGCCAGGCCGAGACCCACCCCCACAACCTGGCACCTTTTACCTGGACATCATGATTATCCCTAGGTAAATATACAAGTTCCCTTCATGTCTGAAGAACCAAGGTTCCTCTGCAGTCCTGTGATGTCTCAGGGACCGATCCTGCCACAGTGGAAGATTTAAACACTGAGTTTTAACAAGccttatcttttcttttccaaaattaaaacaaga from Falco biarmicus isolate bFalBia1 chromosome 9, bFalBia1.pri, whole genome shotgun sequence encodes:
- the IPMK gene encoding inositol polyphosphate multikinase, whose translation is MATEPPRPAPPAAGRPEGGCGRCAGGGRGEAEEAAAQPALGASAGPAAAAGGRRRGLNGCVPLSHQVAGHMYGKDKGGILQHPDGTVLKQLQPPPRGPREQEFYNKVYDSNCCDSILLELREYLPKYFGVWSPPTAPNDTYLKLEDVTRKFNKPCIMDVKIGQKSYDPYASAEKIQQQVSKYPLMEEIGFLVLGMRVYHVTSDSYETQNQHYGRSLTKETVKDGISKFFHSGYCLRKDVIAASIQKIEKILEWFEGQKQLNFYASSLLFVYEGLCQATTMRLSDVTLAEKRGVPKGLLSGGDILEYNNNIHVINSTENGKIEASVSKGLSKFYALHKKAYSKRHHSQLSLKVENLEQGNVWKSSTCITQEHLNGNVIPQLEKVFCHMPAETKESANVEVRMIDFAHVFPSNTKDEGYIYGLKNLITVLQNILDN